The following proteins are encoded in a genomic region of Zea mays cultivar B73 chromosome 9, Zm-B73-REFERENCE-NAM-5.0, whole genome shotgun sequence:
- the LOC100280334 gene encoding vacuolar-type H+-pyrophosphatase5 isoform X1 has product MGIFAVLIFLFLGSVESFSTKSQPCHYSKGKTCKPALANAIFSTIAFVLGAVTSLVSGFLGMKIATYANARTTLEARKGVGKAFITAFRSGAVMGFLLAASGLFVLYIAINLFGIYYGDDWEGLYEAITGYGLGGSSMALFGRVGGGIYTKAADVGADLVGKVERNIPEDDPRNPAVIADNVGDNVGDIAGMGSDLFGSYAESSCAALVVASISSFGINHEFTPMLYPLLISSVGIIACLITTLFATDFFEIKAVDEIEPALKKQLIISTAVMTVGIALVSWLGLPYTFTIFNFGVQKTVYNWQLFLCVAVGLWAGLVIGFVTEYYTSNAYSPVQDVADSCRTGAATNVIFGLALGYKSVIIPIFAIAFSIFLSFSLAAMYGVAVAALGMLSTIATGLAIDAYGPISDNAGGIAEMAGMSHRIRERTDALDAAGNTTAAIGKGFAIGSAALVSLALFGAFVSRAEISTVDVLTPKVFIGLIVGAMLPYWFSAMTMKSVGSAALKMVEEVRRQFNTIPGLMEGITKPDYATCVKISTDASIKEMIPPGALVMLTPLIVGIFFGVETLSGVLAGALVSGVQIAISASNTGGAWDNAKKYIEAGASEHARTLGPKGSDPHKAAVIGDTIGDPLKDTSGPSLNILIKLMAVESLVFAPFFATHGGILFKWL; this is encoded by the exons ATGGGCATTTTTGCTGTCCTGATCTTCCTCTTCCTTGGTTCTGTTGAGAGCTTCAGTACCAAGAGTCAGCCATGCCACTACAGCAAGGGCAAGACGTGCAAGCCTGCCCTTGCCAATGCTATCTTCAGCACCATTGCCTTTGTGCTTGGTGCAGTCACCTCTCTTGTTTCTGGTTTCCTTGGAATGAAGATTGCCACATATGCAAATGCCAGGACAACTCTTGAGGCTAGGAAGGGTGTTGGAAAGGCATTCATTACCGCTTTCCGCTCTGGTGCTGTGATGGGCTTCCTGCTTGCTGCTAGTGGCCTTTTTGTTCTTTATATTGCAATCAACTTGTTTGGAATTTATTATGGTGATGACTGGGAGGGCCTTTATGAGGCTATCACTGGTTATGGTCTTGGTGGTTCTTCTATGGCTCTTTTTGGTCGTGTTGGTGGTGGGATTTACACTAAAGCTGCTGATGTTGGTGCTGATCTTGTTGGGAAAGTCGAAAGGAATATCCCTGAAGATGATCCGAGAAACCCAGCT GTCATTGCGGACAATGTTGGTGACAATGTTGGAGATATTGCTGGTATGGGGTCAGATCTCTTTGGCTCTTATGCTGAGTCTTCATGCGCTGCGCTTGTCGTTGCCTCAATCTCTTCATTCGGGATCAATCATGAATTCACCCCTATGTTGTACCCACTCCTCATTAGCTCTGTGGGTATCATAGCTTGCTTGATAACCACTCTTTTTGCAACTGATTTCTTTGAGATCAAGGCTGTAGATGAAATTGAGCCGGCTCTCAAGAAGCAGCTTATAATTTCCACTGCTGTGATGACTGTTGGCATTGCACTTGTCAGTTGGTTAGGGCTTCCATATACATTCACAATCTTCAACTTTGGTGTGCAGAAGACGGTGTATAACTG GCAATTATTCCTATGCGTGGCAGTTGGTCTGTGGGCAGGACTAGTTATTGGATTTGTTACGGAGTATTACACAAGCAATGCATACAG TCCTGTACAGGATGTTGCTGATTCCTGCAGAACTGGAGCTGCTACGAATGTCATCTTTGGCCTTGCTCTGGGATATAAATCCGTCATTATCCctatttttgctattgcttttaGTATTTTTCTCAGCTTCAGCCTTGCTGCCATGTACGGTGTTGCTGTGGCTGCTCTTGGAATGCTCAGCACAATCGCTACTGGCCTTGCCATTGATGCCTATGGTCCTATCAGTGACAATGCTGGAGGAATTGCTGAAATGGCTGGCATGAGCCACAGAATCCGTGAGAGAACTGATGCTCTTGATGCTGCTGGAAATACTACTGCTGCCATTGGGAAG GGTTTTGCAATAGGTTCAGCagccttggtgtctcttgccctcTTTGGTGCTTTTGTCAGCCGTGCTGAGATCTCGACTGTTGATGTTCTGACACCCAAAGTTTTCATTGGACTGATTGTTGGTGCCATGCTCCCATACTGGTTCTCAGCGATGACAATGAAGAGTGTTGGAAGTGCAGCACTCAAGATGGTTGAGGAAGTCCGCAGGCAGTTCAACACCATCCCTGGGCTCATGGAGGGCATTACCAAGCCTGACTATGCGACGTGTGTTAAGAtctctactgatgcatctatcaaGGAGATGATCCCACCTGGTGCACTTGTCATGCTTACACCTCTTATTGTGGGGATCTTCTTTGGTGTTGAAACCCTCTCTGGAGTTCTTGCTGGTGCTCTTGTTTCTGGTGTCCAG ATTGCCATCTCTGCATCCAACACTGGAGGTGCCTGGGACAACGCAAAGAAATACATTGAG GCTGGTGCATCTGAGCATGCAAGAACCTTGGGCCCGAAAGGTTCAGACCCACACAAGGCTGCTGTCATCGGTGACACCATCGGTGATCCCCTCAAGGACACCTCAGGCCCCTCGCTGAACATCCTCATCAAGCTCATGGCTGTCGAGTCCCTTGTCTTTGCTCCCTTCTTCGCCACCCATGGAGGCATCCTCTTCAAATGGCTTTAG
- the LOC100280334 gene encoding vacuolar-type H+-pyrophosphatase5: MASSAFLPELGTQVVVPVAAVVGIAFAVLQWVLVSKVKLSPEPRRGDGSAGKSGAGAGASEYLIEEEEGLNEHNVVVKYAEIQNAISEGATSFLFTEYKYVGLFMGIFAVLIFLFLGSVESFSTKSQPCHYSKGKTCKPALANAIFSTIAFVLGAVTSLVSGFLGMKIATYANARTTLEARKGVGKAFITAFRSGAVMGFLLAASGLFVLYIAINLFGIYYGDDWEGLYEAITGYGLGGSSMALFGRVGGGIYTKAADVGADLVGKVERNIPEDDPRNPAVIADNVGDNVGDIAGMGSDLFGSYAESSCAALVVASISSFGINHEFTPMLYPLLISSVGIIACLITTLFATDFFEIKAVDEIEPALKKQLIISTAVMTVGIALVSWLGLPYTFTIFNFGVQKTVYNWQLFLCVAVGLWAGLVIGFVTEYYTSNAYSPVQDVADSCRTGAATNVIFGLALGYKSVIIPIFAIAFSIFLSFSLAAMYGVAVAALGMLSTIATGLAIDAYGPISDNAGGIAEMAGMSHRIRERTDALDAAGNTTAAIGKGFAIGSAALVSLALFGAFVSRAEISTVDVLTPKVFIGLIVGAMLPYWFSAMTMKSVGSAALKMVEEVRRQFNTIPGLMEGITKPDYATCVKISTDASIKEMIPPGALVMLTPLIVGIFFGVETLSGVLAGALVSGVQIAISASNTGGAWDNAKKYIEAGASEHARTLGPKGSDPHKAAVIGDTIGDPLKDTSGPSLNILIKLMAVESLVFAPFFATHGGILFKWL; the protein is encoded by the exons ATGGCCTCGTCGGCgttcctgcccgagctgggcacgCAGGTGGTGGTGCCCGTCGCGGCCGTGGTAGGCATCGCGTTCGCGGTGCTGCAGTGGGTGCTGGTCTCCAAGGTGAAGCTCTCCCCCGAGCCGCGCCGCGGAGACGGCTCCGCCGGGAAgagcggcgccggcgccggcgccagcGAGTACCTCATCGAGGAGGAGGAGGGGCTCAACGAGCACAACGTCGTCGTCAAGTACGCCGAGATCCAGAACGCCATCTCCGAAG GAGCAACTTCTTTCCTTTTCACTGAATACAAGTATGTGGGACTATTCATGGGCATTTTTGCTGTCCTGATCTTCCTCTTCCTTGGTTCTGTTGAGAGCTTCAGTACCAAGAGTCAGCCATGCCACTACAGCAAGGGCAAGACGTGCAAGCCTGCCCTTGCCAATGCTATCTTCAGCACCATTGCCTTTGTGCTTGGTGCAGTCACCTCTCTTGTTTCTGGTTTCCTTGGAATGAAGATTGCCACATATGCAAATGCCAGGACAACTCTTGAGGCTAGGAAGGGTGTTGGAAAGGCATTCATTACCGCTTTCCGCTCTGGTGCTGTGATGGGCTTCCTGCTTGCTGCTAGTGGCCTTTTTGTTCTTTATATTGCAATCAACTTGTTTGGAATTTATTATGGTGATGACTGGGAGGGCCTTTATGAGGCTATCACTGGTTATGGTCTTGGTGGTTCTTCTATGGCTCTTTTTGGTCGTGTTGGTGGTGGGATTTACACTAAAGCTGCTGATGTTGGTGCTGATCTTGTTGGGAAAGTCGAAAGGAATATCCCTGAAGATGATCCGAGAAACCCAGCT GTCATTGCGGACAATGTTGGTGACAATGTTGGAGATATTGCTGGTATGGGGTCAGATCTCTTTGGCTCTTATGCTGAGTCTTCATGCGCTGCGCTTGTCGTTGCCTCAATCTCTTCATTCGGGATCAATCATGAATTCACCCCTATGTTGTACCCACTCCTCATTAGCTCTGTGGGTATCATAGCTTGCTTGATAACCACTCTTTTTGCAACTGATTTCTTTGAGATCAAGGCTGTAGATGAAATTGAGCCGGCTCTCAAGAAGCAGCTTATAATTTCCACTGCTGTGATGACTGTTGGCATTGCACTTGTCAGTTGGTTAGGGCTTCCATATACATTCACAATCTTCAACTTTGGTGTGCAGAAGACGGTGTATAACTG GCAATTATTCCTATGCGTGGCAGTTGGTCTGTGGGCAGGACTAGTTATTGGATTTGTTACGGAGTATTACACAAGCAATGCATACAG TCCTGTACAGGATGTTGCTGATTCCTGCAGAACTGGAGCTGCTACGAATGTCATCTTTGGCCTTGCTCTGGGATATAAATCCGTCATTATCCctatttttgctattgcttttaGTATTTTTCTCAGCTTCAGCCTTGCTGCCATGTACGGTGTTGCTGTGGCTGCTCTTGGAATGCTCAGCACAATCGCTACTGGCCTTGCCATTGATGCCTATGGTCCTATCAGTGACAATGCTGGAGGAATTGCTGAAATGGCTGGCATGAGCCACAGAATCCGTGAGAGAACTGATGCTCTTGATGCTGCTGGAAATACTACTGCTGCCATTGGGAAG GGTTTTGCAATAGGTTCAGCagccttggtgtctcttgccctcTTTGGTGCTTTTGTCAGCCGTGCTGAGATCTCGACTGTTGATGTTCTGACACCCAAAGTTTTCATTGGACTGATTGTTGGTGCCATGCTCCCATACTGGTTCTCAGCGATGACAATGAAGAGTGTTGGAAGTGCAGCACTCAAGATGGTTGAGGAAGTCCGCAGGCAGTTCAACACCATCCCTGGGCTCATGGAGGGCATTACCAAGCCTGACTATGCGACGTGTGTTAAGAtctctactgatgcatctatcaaGGAGATGATCCCACCTGGTGCACTTGTCATGCTTACACCTCTTATTGTGGGGATCTTCTTTGGTGTTGAAACCCTCTCTGGAGTTCTTGCTGGTGCTCTTGTTTCTGGTGTCCAG ATTGCCATCTCTGCATCCAACACTGGAGGTGCCTGGGACAACGCAAAGAAATACATTGAG GCTGGTGCATCTGAGCATGCAAGAACCTTGGGCCCGAAAGGTTCAGACCCACACAAGGCTGCTGTCATCGGTGACACCATCGGTGATCCCCTCAAGGACACCTCAGGCCCCTCGCTGAACATCCTCATCAAGCTCATGGCTGTCGAGTCCCTTGTCTTTGCTCCCTTCTTCGCCACCCATGGAGGCATCCTCTTCAAATGGCTTTAG